In Aequorivita sp. H23M31, a single window of DNA contains:
- a CDS encoding ClpP family protease: MSKPEKAQDKIDSKLLEERKVFLWGMVDDKSARHIVERLLYMDAQSHEEIKFYINSPGGYVTAGFSIYDTMREIKSPVSTICTGLAASMGSILLSAGDKGKRFIQPHARVMIHQPSGGARGVASDIEITAQEILKTKEISAKILADNCGQSFDKIMKDFNRDHWMGAKESVEYGIVDKIVK; encoded by the coding sequence ATGAGTAAACCAGAAAAAGCACAAGATAAAATTGACAGTAAATTATTGGAAGAACGTAAGGTATTCCTATGGGGAATGGTTGACGATAAAAGTGCCCGCCATATTGTAGAGCGTTTGTTGTATATGGACGCACAAAGCCACGAAGAAATTAAATTTTATATAAACAGTCCAGGAGGGTACGTTACAGCAGGATTTTCAATTTATGACACCATGCGAGAGATAAAAAGTCCTGTTTCTACTATTTGTACTGGATTAGCGGCCTCTATGGGCAGTATACTTCTCTCTGCCGGCGATAAAGGAAAACGCTTTATTCAGCCGCATGCTCGAGTTATGATCCACCAACCGAGTGGAGGTGCAAGAGGAGTTGCCAGCGATATTGAAATTACAGCACAGGAAATTCTGAAAACTAAGGAAATAAGTGCAAAGATCCTTGCAGACAACTGTGGGCAGTCTTTTGATAAAATAATGAAGGACTTTAATCGCGATCACTGGATGGGAGCCAAAGAATCAGTTGAATATGGAATAGTAGATAAAATTGTTAAATAG
- a CDS encoding copper resistance protein NlpE — protein sequence MKNSALILGFATFVLFGCKSGEKHEMVFDGPIETVSPKADRANKKETLDWAGVYEATSPCADCDGIKTTVELKTDKTFNMSQTRIGKTGDDIRFKESGNFTWEDNGSDVVLEAGKYRIKFEVGQNDLTLLDMSGNVAKGELSNFYVLKKK from the coding sequence ATGAAAAATTCAGCATTGATATTAGGGTTCGCTACATTCGTTTTATTCGGATGTAAAAGTGGTGAGAAGCACGAAATGGTCTTTGATGGCCCCATTGAAACTGTAAGTCCGAAAGCAGACCGCGCCAACAAAAAAGAAACCCTGGATTGGGCAGGAGTTTATGAGGCAACCTCACCTTGTGCAGACTGCGATGGTATCAAAACCACGGTCGAATTAAAAACAGACAAGACCTTCAATATGTCGCAAACCCGTATCGGAAAAACGGGAGACGATATCCGGTTTAAGGAAAGCGGTAATTTTACTTGGGAAGACAACGGGTCTGATGTGGTTTTGGAAGCTGGAAAATATAGAATTAAATTTGAGGTCGGACAAAATGATTTGACTCTTTTGGATATGTCTGGAAATGTCGCAAAGGGAGAATTGAGCAACTTTTATGTACTGAAGAAAAAATAA
- the trxA gene encoding thioredoxin has translation MALEITDANFEETVLKSDKPVLVDFWAAWCGPCRMVGPIIEEISKEYEGKAVVGKVDVDANQEFAAKYGVRNIPTVLVFQNGEVVGRQVGVAPKNVYAEAIDTLL, from the coding sequence ATGGCATTAGAAATAACAGACGCGAACTTTGAAGAAACGGTTTTGAAAAGTGATAAACCGGTATTGGTTGATTTTTGGGCAGCTTGGTGCGGTCCATGTAGAATGGTAGGTCCAATCATTGAGGAAATCAGCAAAGAATATGAAGGTAAAGCCGTTGTAGGAAAGGTTGATGTAGATGCGAACCAAGAATTTGCAGCTAAATATGGTGTACGAAATATCCCTACGGTTTTAGTATTCCAAAATGGTGAGGTTGTGGGTCGCCAAGTAGGTGTTGCCCCGAAAAATGTATATGCAGAGGCTATCGATACCCTTTTGTAA
- a CDS encoding DUF58 domain-containing protein: MDIEKEINEITGFKNLELLAKQVVEGFISGLHKSPFHGFSAEFAEHKIYNSGESTKHIDWKLFAKTDKLYTKRYEEETNLRCHLIVDNSSSMHYPKLKRFNINSLNKIGFSVLASAAIMNLMKRQRDAVGLSIYSEEYEFYASEKGSERHHQMLLQKLNEALLSSKERSTTETYTYLHLIAEKLKRRSLVFLFTDMLQSDVEAEKLFEALQHLKYNKHEVILFHTYDKKHEVNFDFSNRPKRFVDVETGEHINLYAKNIKQQYEEAVKEYFRELELRCAQYRIKYVKTDINESFNKILTTYLVERQKFG, from the coding sequence ATGGATATAGAGAAAGAGATTAATGAGATTACAGGTTTTAAGAACCTCGAGCTGCTCGCAAAACAGGTAGTAGAGGGTTTTATATCTGGACTGCATAAAAGTCCTTTCCACGGTTTCTCAGCCGAATTCGCAGAGCATAAAATCTACAATAGCGGAGAAAGCACCAAGCATATAGACTGGAAGCTTTTTGCAAAAACCGATAAATTATATACAAAACGTTACGAGGAGGAAACCAATCTGCGTTGTCACTTAATTGTGGATAATAGCAGTTCGATGCACTATCCAAAATTGAAACGGTTTAATATAAACTCCCTAAATAAAATTGGTTTCTCGGTTCTTGCGTCTGCGGCCATTATGAATTTGATGAAGCGGCAGCGCGATGCGGTGGGACTGAGTATTTATAGTGAGGAATATGAATTTTATGCTTCTGAAAAAGGAAGCGAGAGGCATCATCAAATGCTTCTTCAAAAATTGAACGAAGCTTTGCTTTCCTCCAAAGAAAGATCTACAACGGAAACCTACACCTATCTCCATCTAATCGCTGAAAAACTGAAACGGCGTTCTTTGGTGTTTCTTTTTACTGATATGCTTCAAAGTGATGTGGAGGCAGAAAAGCTTTTCGAAGCGCTTCAGCATTTAAAATACAATAAGCACGAAGTGATTCTTTTTCACACCTACGACAAAAAACACGAAGTAAATTTTGACTTTTCCAACCGTCCCAAGCGTTTTGTAGATGTTGAAACCGGTGAACACATCAATCTATATGCTAAAAATATTAAACAACAGTATGAAGAAGCTGTCAAAGAATATTTTCGCGAACTCGAACTTCGCTGTGCCCAGTACAGAATAAAGTATGTGAAAACCGATATAAACGAGAGTTTCAATAAAATCTTGACCACCTATTTGGTAGAGCGCCAGAAGTTTGGGTAG
- a CDS encoding class I SAM-dependent DNA methyltransferase, with product MFEQTFKNIDDLLFKDAGADSELDYIGQTSWIMFLRYLDDLEKDKADEAALQGKEYSFILDEEFRWNNWAMPKDTHGELDHHVALTGPDLIQFVDSKLYPYMAGFRQRTDNPQTIEYKIGEIFSELKNKIQSGYILREILGYVDELPFRSSKDKHELSHLYETKIKNMGNAGRNGGQYYTPRPLIRAMIDVIKPQIGEKIYDGAAGSCGFLCEAYDYMYDRMEKTTSNLKTLQEDTFYGKEKKNLAYVIGIMNMILHGIEAPNIIHTNTLGENIRDIQEKNRYHVILANPPFGGKERKEVQQNFDIKTGETAFLFLQHFLKSLKTGGRAAIVIKNTFLSNTDNASIALRKLLLETCKLHTILDMPGGTFLGAGVKTVVLFFEKGEPTKNIWYYQLNPGRNMGKTNPLNDKDLEQFVTLSSSKGETEQSWNIKIADIDETTFDLGVKNPNTPEEAPLRSPEDILAEMEALDLETSSILEAIKELI from the coding sequence ATGTTCGAGCAAACATTCAAAAATATAGATGACCTCCTGTTTAAAGATGCAGGAGCAGATAGTGAACTAGATTATATAGGACAAACCTCGTGGATAATGTTTCTACGCTATCTGGATGACTTAGAAAAAGACAAGGCAGATGAAGCTGCGTTACAAGGAAAAGAATACAGCTTTATTCTAGATGAAGAGTTCCGATGGAACAATTGGGCAATGCCTAAAGATACCCATGGAGAGCTAGACCACCACGTAGCGTTAACAGGACCGGATTTAATTCAGTTTGTGGATAGTAAGCTATATCCATATATGGCTGGGTTTAGACAAAGAACAGATAACCCACAGACCATAGAATATAAAATAGGTGAAATCTTCTCAGAGCTTAAAAACAAAATCCAAAGTGGATATATTCTCCGTGAGATTCTAGGATATGTAGATGAATTACCCTTCCGTAGTTCTAAGGATAAACACGAGTTAAGCCATCTCTACGAAACCAAGATCAAGAATATGGGAAATGCTGGACGTAACGGCGGACAGTATTACACTCCAAGGCCACTTATTAGGGCAATGATTGACGTGATTAAACCTCAAATAGGTGAAAAGATTTACGACGGCGCAGCAGGTTCCTGTGGTTTCTTATGTGAAGCCTACGACTATATGTACGACCGGATGGAAAAAACTACTTCCAACCTTAAAACATTACAGGAAGATACTTTTTACGGAAAGGAGAAAAAGAACCTAGCCTATGTAATTGGGATAATGAATATGATACTCCACGGCATTGAAGCCCCAAATATCATCCACACCAATACATTAGGAGAAAATATACGCGACATACAGGAGAAAAACCGTTATCACGTAATATTGGCCAATCCACCATTTGGAGGAAAAGAACGGAAAGAAGTACAGCAGAACTTTGATATCAAGACAGGAGAAACCGCATTTCTTTTTTTACAACATTTCTTAAAAAGTTTAAAGACAGGTGGACGTGCAGCTATAGTAATTAAGAACACATTTTTAAGCAATACCGATAATGCTTCTATAGCCTTACGGAAATTATTGCTTGAAACCTGTAAACTTCACACCATATTGGATATGCCAGGCGGAACCTTCTTGGGTGCAGGCGTAAAGACAGTAGTGCTGTTTTTTGAAAAAGGCGAACCCACTAAAAACATTTGGTATTACCAATTAAATCCGGGAAGGAATATGGGTAAGACCAACCCGTTAAATGATAAAGATTTAGAACAATTCGTCACCCTGAGCTCGTCGAAGGGCGAAACAGAACAATCCTGGAATATTAAGATTGCCGATATTGACGAAACCACTTTTGATTTAGGCGTAAAAAACCCAAACACGCCAGAAGAAGCACCCTTGCGTAGTCCTGAAGATATTTTGGCTGAAATGGAAGCGTTGGATTTGGAAACGAGTTCTATATTGGAAGCGATTAAAGAGTTGATATGA
- a CDS encoding copper resistance protein NlpE, which yields MKKVLLLFTVSLGLLLGCKNEVNEKEKVTPEGVVLDVDTTVAKPDMHNSENALDWAGIYEGTTPCADCEGIKTILELKSDNTYTLSMTYLGKPKVEEFKQHGDFTWDATGSRISLKTDGEPMLLKVGENKVWLLDGSGNVIDNQLADMFILTKTNS from the coding sequence ATGAAAAAAGTTCTGCTCTTGTTTACAGTTTCATTGGGTCTATTATTAGGCTGCAAAAATGAAGTAAATGAAAAGGAAAAAGTGACTCCGGAAGGAGTTGTATTAGACGTTGATACAACAGTTGCCAAACCGGATATGCATAATTCTGAAAACGCTCTCGATTGGGCAGGAATTTATGAGGGCACAACTCCCTGTGCGGACTGCGAGGGAATAAAAACAATCCTAGAATTAAAATCAGATAATACCTACACCCTTTCCATGACATATTTGGGAAAACCGAAGGTTGAAGAATTTAAACAGCACGGTGATTTTACATGGGACGCCACCGGATCACGTATTTCACTTAAAACCGATGGGGAACCGATGTTACTCAAGGTGGGTGAAAATAAAGTCTGGCTATTGGATGGATCCGGCAATGTAATTGACAATCAATTGGCAGATATGTTTATCCTCACAAAAACTAATTCATAA